In Caldilineales bacterium, one DNA window encodes the following:
- the aspS gene encoding aspartate--tRNA ligase, producing MLKSINCNELRSAQAGQKVTLAGWVHRRRDHGGLIFFDLRDRSGLVQVVFNADVSAAAHQLAAEVRSEYVIQVEGRVEVRPAGLVNPNLPTGEIEVYGEKLVILNPARTTPFPINEEVEIGDTVRLKYRYLDLRRGRLQKNIVLRHKITSFIRTHLDGKDFIEIETPILLKSTPEGARDFIVPSRVQPGKFYALPQSPQQMKQLLMVAGFERYFQIARCFRDEDLRADRQPEFTQLDLEMSFVESQDVRDLIEGMVTAMFRALSTKTIQQTPFPVLSYAEALGRYGSDKPDLRFGMAFVDLTDLAAGSSFGVFARAAAGGGQVKAICAPGAGGYSRKQLDELTEEAQKRGAQGLAWLKAEGGELKGPAAKFLTPEEMAAIQSRCVANENDLILVVAGAAEVVAEALGGLRLLMGQRLGLADPNVLACAWVIDFPLLEWNADEKRWEAKHHPFTSARNEDWPLLDTDPGAALAKAYDLVCNGMEIGGGSIRIHDQEQQAKMFATLGISADEAQEQFGHLLEAFQYGAPPHGGIALGLDRITAILADEASIREVIAFPKTASATDLLLNSPSPVSPRQLAELHIGVRG from the coding sequence ATGCTCAAGTCAATCAATTGCAATGAATTGCGCTCGGCGCAGGCCGGGCAAAAGGTGACGCTGGCGGGCTGGGTGCACCGCCGCCGCGACCACGGCGGGCTGATCTTTTTCGACCTGCGCGACCGCTCCGGGCTGGTGCAGGTCGTGTTCAATGCCGATGTCTCGGCCGCAGCGCATCAGCTGGCGGCCGAGGTGCGCAGCGAATACGTCATCCAGGTGGAGGGCCGGGTGGAGGTGCGCCCGGCCGGGCTGGTCAATCCCAACCTGCCCACGGGCGAGATCGAGGTCTATGGCGAAAAGCTGGTCATCCTCAACCCCGCCCGCACCACGCCCTTCCCGATCAACGAGGAAGTCGAGATCGGCGACACCGTGCGGCTGAAGTATCGCTATCTCGATCTGCGCCGGGGTCGTTTGCAGAAAAATATCGTTTTGCGGCACAAGATCACCAGTTTCATCCGCACGCATCTGGACGGCAAGGATTTCATCGAGATCGAGACGCCCATTCTGCTGAAGAGCACGCCGGAGGGGGCGCGGGATTTCATCGTCCCCAGCCGTGTGCAGCCGGGCAAGTTCTATGCCCTGCCGCAATCGCCGCAGCAGATGAAGCAACTGCTGATGGTGGCGGGTTTCGAGCGTTATTTCCAGATCGCCCGCTGTTTCCGTGACGAGGATCTGCGGGCCGACCGCCAGCCGGAATTCACCCAGCTCGACCTGGAGATGTCGTTCGTCGAGAGCCAGGATGTGCGCGACCTGATCGAAGGCATGGTGACGGCGATGTTCCGGGCCTTGAGCACGAAGACCATTCAGCAGACGCCCTTCCCGGTGCTGAGCTACGCCGAGGCCCTGGGCCGTTACGGCTCGGACAAACCCGACCTGCGCTTTGGCATGGCGTTCGTGGACCTGACCGACCTGGCCGCCGGCAGCAGCTTTGGCGTCTTTGCCCGCGCCGCGGCGGGCGGCGGCCAGGTGAAGGCGATCTGCGCGCCCGGCGCGGGCGGATACTCGCGCAAGCAACTCGACGAGCTGACCGAGGAAGCGCAGAAGCGGGGGGCGCAGGGGCTGGCCTGGCTGAAGGCGGAGGGCGGCGAGCTGAAAGGCCCGGCGGCCAAGTTCCTGACGCCGGAAGAGATGGCCGCCATCCAGTCGCGCTGCGTCGCCAACGAGAACGATCTGATCCTGGTCGTGGCCGGCGCCGCCGAGGTCGTGGCCGAGGCGCTGGGCGGGCTGCGTCTGCTGATGGGGCAGCGGCTGGGATTGGCCGACCCCAATGTTCTCGCCTGTGCCTGGGTGATCGATTTCCCGCTGCTGGAATGGAACGCCGACGAGAAGCGCTGGGAGGCGAAGCACCATCCTTTTACCAGCGCCCGCAACGAGGACTGGCCCCTGCTGGATACTGACCCCGGCGCCGCCCTGGCCAAGGCCTATGACCTGGTCTGCAACGGCATGGAGATCGGCGGCGGCAGCATCCGCATCCACGACCAGGAGCAGCAGGCGAAGATGTTCGCCACCCTGGGCATCTCGGCCGACGAGGCGCAGGAGCAGTTCGGGCATTTGCTGGAGGCGTTCCAGTACGGGGCGCCCCCGCACGGCGGCATCGCCCTGGGGCTGGACCGCATCACCGCCATCCTGGCCGACGAAGCCAGCATCCGCGAGGTGATCGCCTTCCCCAAGACGGCCTCGGCCACCGACCTGCTGTTGAACAGCCCCAGCCCGGTGTCGCCGCGGCAGTTGGCGGAGCTGCATATTGGGGTGAGGGGGTAG